A DNA window from Planctomycetaceae bacterium contains the following coding sequences:
- a CDS encoding transcriptional regulator, whose protein sequence is MGDRKRFQDSQADELPPDLIELGELIAALDHVERETLLQCYHRVVESVRRRRRILGLVQEALSQLRLDVKYLMFDLETTRNERDELQERMEEEGREF, encoded by the coding sequence ATGGGTGATCGGAAGCGCTTCCAGGATTCTCAGGCGGACGAATTACCGCCCGACCTGATTGAGCTCGGGGAGCTGATCGCCGCGCTGGATCACGTCGAGCGGGAAACACTGCTGCAGTGCTATCACCGAGTCGTTGAATCCGTTCGTCGACGTCGCCGAATCCTGGGCCTCGTCCAGGAAGCCCTATCGCAACTGCGACTTGACGTGAAGTATCTGATGTTCGATCTGGAAACCACACGAAACGAACGCGACGAGCTGCAGGAGCGGATGGAAGAAGAAGGCCGCGAATTCTGA
- a CDS encoding DUF1501 domain-containing protein, which yields MLPFPAELHLQRPSRRELLRLGAGIGAVSSLSILQRACADTARMAEQAMSAESVRSCIVVFYYGGPSHLDTYDMKLDAPDSVRGEFSAIATSVPGLRISEHLPHMSRVMHKVALVRSMHHTNRLHDSASTETHTGRQGPKGDREEFAPIEQFYPCHGAVLSMLRKGEQTDVTHAVLPWQFHNVVTTPCQGGGFLGHQYDPLLINGDSAKVRYSIEALLRPPELTMDRIGVRRRLLSHLDASQREFVPAASLDEFRRRAHELLGSATLRDALQIEDEPAAVRERYGMKEPEAGAGDAAAALAPARNLRGQNLLLARRLVEAGVRFVNVHDFRQQGQNWDSHAQNFRQHSRYLLPQADQSLAALIEDLDDRGLLDSTLVVALGEFGRTPKINESAGRDHWPDCYTILLAGGGIRGGAVFGSSDKIGAYPETNPVTPADLAATIYWRFGMNPRQEMHDQTGRPHRLSDGQPITEIFG from the coding sequence ATGCTTCCGTTTCCCGCAGAACTGCATTTGCAGCGCCCGTCACGACGGGAACTGCTGCGTCTGGGAGCCGGCATCGGGGCGGTCAGTTCCCTTTCGATACTGCAGCGTGCCTGTGCCGACACCGCCCGGATGGCTGAACAGGCGATGTCGGCGGAGTCCGTTCGTTCTTGCATTGTTGTGTTTTACTACGGCGGTCCCAGCCACCTGGACACGTATGACATGAAGCTCGACGCGCCGGATTCGGTGCGCGGCGAGTTCTCCGCAATCGCCACGTCGGTCCCGGGACTCAGGATCAGCGAACACCTGCCGCACATGTCGCGAGTCATGCACAAGGTGGCGCTGGTTCGCAGCATGCATCACACCAACCGGCTTCATGATTCCGCATCGACGGAAACACATACGGGGCGTCAGGGACCGAAAGGGGATCGCGAAGAGTTCGCGCCGATCGAACAGTTCTATCCCTGCCACGGAGCGGTGCTGTCGATGCTGCGAAAGGGCGAACAGACGGATGTGACGCATGCTGTTCTGCCGTGGCAGTTCCACAACGTCGTGACGACGCCGTGCCAGGGAGGCGGCTTTCTGGGCCATCAATACGATCCGCTGCTGATCAACGGTGATTCCGCGAAGGTTCGCTATTCCATTGAAGCACTTCTGCGTCCGCCGGAATTGACGATGGATCGGATCGGTGTGCGTCGAAGACTGCTCAGTCATCTGGACGCTTCGCAGCGGGAGTTCGTTCCCGCTGCGTCGCTGGATGAGTTTCGGCGCAGGGCTCACGAACTGCTCGGGTCAGCCACGCTTCGCGACGCGCTGCAGATCGAAGACGAACCGGCTGCTGTTCGCGAGCGGTACGGCATGAAGGAACCGGAAGCCGGTGCCGGTGATGCCGCCGCTGCTCTGGCTCCCGCCAGAAACCTGCGGGGACAGAACCTGCTGCTGGCTCGACGACTTGTCGAAGCGGGAGTCCGGTTCGTGAATGTGCATGACTTTCGGCAACAGGGGCAGAACTGGGATTCTCACGCGCAGAATTTCCGCCAGCACAGCCGATATCTGCTGCCTCAGGCCGACCAGTCACTCGCGGCGCTGATTGAAGATCTGGATGATCGCGGTCTGCTGGATTCCACCCTTGTCGTTGCGCTGGGGGAATTTGGTCGCACGCCAAAGATCAATGAGAGTGCCGGCCGGGATCACTGGCCGGACTGTTACACAATTCTGCTGGCCGGCGGCGGCATTCGCGGCGGAGCGGTGTTTGGTTCAAGCGACAAGATCGGTGCCTACCCGGAGACCAATCCCGTGACTCCGGCCGACCTGGCGGCGACGATCTACTGGCGGTTCGGCATGAATCCGCGTCAGGAGATGCACGATCAAACCGGCCGGCCGCACCGACTGTCTGACGGCCAGCCAATTACCGAAATCTTTGGATGA
- the ccsA gene encoding cytochrome c biogenesis protein CcsA: MAFLSKVHLSCFLLSYLLAFAGEILQVLRGRSRAVRIGLLLLAAAGLVAHTAYLVTRSRQSGLPPLVGSSHDWLLVLAWLGAVMYLAIALTHEKSAQGLFLLPAVLIMVVLAVFVEGAVPAKVHELAETRWGMLHASTLVLGIAAVVAATLTALMYLLQHQGLRRPRSGVHRLKLPSLERLSAVNRWLVVGSVPMLTVGLFTGFVLAAMVRNDATTSFRWTDPIVIGTLIVWCLMVAVLAWMLTRKDQTGRSVAKLTVLAGGFLLLTIFGLTLLAGGFHTSRESTSAEYRRVRAIATTELRTSNVRLCGLCVLMPTTAAGNAQGDARNAAAVRGHVYRVPHGGITEGTLSFAITTQGRV; encoded by the coding sequence TTGGCGTTTCTGTCCAAAGTCCATCTGTCCTGCTTTCTGCTGAGTTATCTGCTTGCCTTCGCGGGTGAGATCCTCCAGGTGCTGCGCGGACGTTCGCGGGCCGTAAGAATCGGACTTCTGCTGCTGGCCGCCGCTGGTCTGGTGGCACACACCGCCTACCTGGTGACTCGCAGCCGGCAGTCGGGACTACCGCCTTTGGTTGGCAGCAGTCATGACTGGCTGCTGGTGCTGGCGTGGCTGGGAGCCGTCATGTACCTGGCGATCGCCCTGACGCATGAAAAGTCGGCTCAGGGCCTGTTCCTACTGCCCGCGGTGCTGATCATGGTGGTGCTGGCAGTATTCGTTGAAGGAGCCGTACCGGCAAAAGTACACGAGCTGGCGGAGACGCGCTGGGGAATGCTGCACGCGTCGACGCTGGTTCTGGGAATCGCTGCCGTCGTTGCGGCCACGCTGACCGCGCTGATGTACCTGCTTCAGCACCAGGGCCTTCGTCGGCCGCGTTCGGGAGTACACCGGCTGAAGCTGCCAAGTCTGGAACGGCTCAGCGCCGTCAATCGCTGGCTGGTCGTCGGATCGGTGCCCATGCTGACCGTTGGCCTGTTTACCGGATTCGTGCTGGCCGCGATGGTCCGGAACGACGCGACCACGTCGTTTCGCTGGACCGATCCGATCGTCATCGGGACGCTGATTGTCTGGTGCCTGATGGTGGCCGTGCTGGCATGGATGCTGACTCGAAAGGATCAGACCGGACGATCGGTGGCCAAACTGACCGTGCTGGCTGGAGGCTTCCTGCTGCTGACGATCTTTGGACTGACGCTGCTGGCGGGAGGGTTCCACACGTCACGAGAATCCACGTCCGCGGAGTACCGTCGCGTGCGCGCGATCGCGACGACGGAGCTGCGAACATCGAATGTCCGGCTTTGTGGTCTCTGCGTACTCATGCCGACGACAGCTGCCGGCAATGCACAGGGCGATGCACGCAACGCGGCTGCCGTTCGCGGGCATGTGTACCGCGTACCACACGGCGGCATCACGGAAGGTACGCTGTCTTTCGCCATCACAACTCAGGGCCGCGTCTGA